The Paenibacillus tianjinensis genome has a window encoding:
- a CDS encoding GNAT family N-acetyltransferase: protein MYIDSLEFHRNGLRYIIRSAAEQDAAELSGLRWQIDGETENLERRQGEGFIDAQGFAGIIRADTEASRNLFLVAEVEGRLVGFARCEGNSLSRNAHKVEFGICILQEFWGYGIGYSLLQQATAWADANGVVKISLTVLETNEPAISLYRKFGFETEGILKKDKLLADGTYYSTLIMSRFN, encoded by the coding sequence ATGTACATAGACAGTCTGGAATTTCATAGGAACGGGTTACGATATATCATCAGGTCAGCGGCCGAGCAGGATGCAGCGGAGTTATCCGGGTTAAGATGGCAGATCGACGGAGAGACGGAGAATTTAGAGCGGCGGCAGGGTGAGGGATTCATTGATGCGCAGGGGTTTGCCGGGATAATCCGGGCAGATACAGAGGCGAGCCGAAATTTATTTTTGGTTGCCGAGGTGGAAGGGAGGCTAGTCGGATTCGCCAGATGCGAAGGAAATTCCTTATCGCGAAATGCCCACAAAGTTGAATTTGGCATATGCATTCTGCAGGAGTTCTGGGGGTATGGGATCGGATACAGTCTGCTGCAGCAAGCGACTGCCTGGGCTGATGCGAACGGAGTTGTCAAAATATCTTTAACGGTTCTGGAGACGAACGAGCCGGCGATCTCGCTGTACCGCAAATTTGGTTTCGAAACCGAAGGTATTCTTAAAAAAGACAAGCTTTTGGCTGACGGTACATACTACAGTACGCTCATAATGAGTAGATTTAATTAA
- the thiE gene encoding thiamine phosphate synthase → MKQITTEDMRRMLKLYFIMGSVNCRLSPEETLTQAIAGGITIFQFREKGPGALRGNAAYDLARQLQDICREHGIPFIVNDDVELAIALDADGVHVGQEDEPAGSIRQRIGAHKIVGVSAHSLAEAQQAIADGADYLGIGPVYPTSSKDDARAVQGTQVIEQLRSSRLTIPLVGIGGITTVNVPAVIQAGADGVSVISAIAAAGDIRAAAQQLLQATLM, encoded by the coding sequence ATGAAACAGATCACCACCGAGGATATGCGGAGGATGCTGAAGCTGTATTTTATCATGGGCAGCGTTAACTGCCGCCTGTCCCCTGAAGAGACACTGACCCAGGCAATTGCCGGAGGAATTACAATATTCCAGTTTCGTGAAAAGGGTCCTGGTGCGCTGCGCGGTAACGCGGCTTACGATCTGGCCAGGCAGCTCCAGGACATTTGCCGTGAACACGGAATTCCCTTCATCGTGAACGATGATGTAGAGCTGGCGATTGCACTGGACGCCGACGGGGTTCATGTCGGCCAGGAGGATGAACCGGCTGGTTCGATCCGTCAAAGGATCGGAGCCCATAAAATCGTTGGCGTATCGGCCCACAGTCTGGCCGAGGCGCAGCAGGCGATTGCGGATGGAGCGGACTATCTGGGAATCGGTCCGGTCTATCCCACCTCCTCCAAAGACGATGCACGGGCTGTGCAGGGTACTCAGGTCATAGAGCAATTACGGAGCAGCAGACTTACCATCCCGCTGGTCGGAATTGGCGGCATTACAACGGTTAATGTCCCCGCGGTCATCCAGGCTGGTGCTGACGGTGTCTCAGTGATCTCTGCAATTGCCGCAGCCGGGGACATCCGCGCAGCAGCACAGCAATTGCTGCAGGCCACCTTAATGTAA
- the thiD gene encoding bifunctional hydroxymethylpyrimidine kinase/phosphomethylpyrimidine kinase — MTRVVKALTIAGSDSGGGAGIQADLKTFQELGVYGMSALTAVTAQNTLGVQAVYPLESEAVTAQLDSIGADLQPDAVKTGMLFSSEIIRIVAGKIRQYGWNSLVVDPVMVAKGGSPLLQQEAVRALIAELLPLALVVTPNIPEAEILTGMTISGLPDRERAARLLHAMGPQYVVLKGGHDDGTSGVLDLLYDGQEFIYMDGPRIATRHTHGTGCTYSAAIASGLAKGNTVTEAISTAKAFIQAAIEDSLGFGAGHGPTNHFAYGNRHRGILP; from the coding sequence ATGACTAGAGTAGTTAAAGCACTTACTATCGCCGGATCGGACAGCGGCGGCGGAGCGGGTATCCAGGCTGATCTCAAAACATTCCAGGAGCTGGGCGTATATGGCATGTCGGCACTTACGGCTGTGACTGCACAGAATACGCTCGGCGTTCAGGCGGTCTATCCGCTGGAATCTGAAGCCGTTACCGCCCAGCTGGATTCGATCGGGGCCGATCTGCAGCCGGATGCTGTAAAAACCGGCATGCTGTTCAGCAGTGAAATTATCCGGATCGTGGCCGGGAAGATCAGGCAATATGGCTGGAACTCACTGGTCGTTGATCCCGTGATGGTCGCCAAAGGCGGCTCCCCGCTGCTGCAGCAGGAAGCTGTTAGAGCACTAATTGCAGAGCTGCTCCCGCTTGCCCTTGTCGTGACCCCAAATATTCCCGAGGCGGAAATATTAACAGGAATGACCATTTCTGGACTCCCGGACCGTGAAAGAGCCGCACGGCTTCTTCATGCCATGGGCCCGCAGTATGTGGTCCTCAAAGGCGGCCACGATGATGGGACTTCCGGAGTACTTGATTTGCTCTATGACGGCCAGGAGTTCATATACATGGACGGTCCGCGGATTGCTACCCGGCATACTCATGGGACAGGCTGCACCTACTCAGCGGCAATTGCATCCGGACTTGCCAAAGGGAATACGGTAACGGAGGCCATTTCAACGGCGAAGGCCTTCATCCAGGCGGCGATAGAGGACAGTCTGGGGTTTGGTGCCGGTCACGGGCCGACCAACCATTTTGCCTACGGGAACAGACACAGGGGGATACTGCCATGA
- the thiM gene encoding hydroxyethylthiazole kinase, translated as MSYLAKVRELNPLVHNITNIVVANFSANGLLALGASPFMADAPEEVADVAAMSGAVVLNIGTLNEQLIASMVLAGQSANTHNVPLVLDPVGAGATAYRSEVTQRLLNEMQITALRGNVAEVANVAGESWASKGVDAGAGDGDVIALANKAALKLGSVVIITGKEDIITDGSRTFIVSNGHPVLTKVTGTGCLLSAVVGAFLAVSEGDWLEAAAEAISFYGVAAEIAAELTAHKGPGDFQIEFLNQLAMVTPQIYNAKSRIELVNQ; from the coding sequence ATGTCTTATTTAGCCAAAGTACGTGAACTGAATCCGCTCGTTCATAACATTACGAATATTGTAGTTGCCAATTTCTCGGCAAACGGCCTGCTCGCACTGGGCGCATCCCCGTTTATGGCCGATGCCCCTGAAGAGGTAGCGGATGTAGCCGCTATGTCGGGGGCTGTGGTGCTGAATATCGGCACACTGAACGAGCAGTTAATCGCTTCGATGGTGCTGGCCGGACAATCTGCCAACACTCATAATGTACCGCTGGTGCTTGATCCGGTGGGAGCCGGAGCCACAGCTTACCGCAGCGAGGTCACACAAAGACTGCTGAATGAGATGCAGATTACCGCACTGCGCGGAAATGTCGCCGAAGTAGCCAATGTTGCCGGAGAGAGCTGGGCCAGCAAAGGCGTAGATGCCGGAGCAGGCGACGGAGACGTCATTGCTCTTGCCAACAAGGCAGCGCTCAAGCTCGGCTCTGTGGTCATCATTACCGGTAAAGAAGATATTATTACCGATGGCAGCCGCACTTTCATTGTCAGCAACGGCCACCCGGTCTTAACCAAAGTGACAGGTACCGGCTGCCTGCTGAGCGCTGTCGTCGGGGCCTTTCTCGCTGTCAGTGAAGGCGACTGGCTGGAAGCCGCAGCGGAAGCTATTTCCTTCTATGGCGTAGCCGCAGAGATTGCTGCAGAGCTGACCGCACACAAAGGTCCGGGAGACTTCCAAATCGAATTCCTGAACCAGCTGGCTATGGTCACACCACAAATCTATAACGCGAAATCACGGATCGAACTAGTTAATCAATAA
- a CDS encoding ABC transporter substrate-binding protein, giving the protein MSNSLSPKHSRKSILHRYTPMFLLIILLTAVSGCSGSDSADSAPSAVPESGGGQPHKLKVMLDWYPNAVHTFLYAAQQNGYFAEEGLDVEIQMPADSNDALKLVAAGKVDLALSYQPQMLMARAEQIPVKSIAALVRHPLNHLLVPADSGIVSPKDLSGKTAGYSSIPLYEAMLRTMVKHDGGDPQKLNMIDVGFDLIPAISTGRVDGIIGGFINHEQLILDKEKHPVVSIDPTKYGVPDYYELVLVASEQGLKDSQEYFSKFMNAARKGQQFVQDQPEKALDILLAHEDSTAPLDPEIERQSLRILLPLMDAGTRPFGYQDPEFWSKVADWLAENGLLTGETGSSGAFVDL; this is encoded by the coding sequence ATGAGCAACTCCTTAAGTCCTAAGCATTCACGAAAAAGTATCCTGCACCGTTATACTCCTATGTTCTTGCTGATCATTCTGCTCACTGCAGTCAGCGGCTGCAGCGGTTCTGACTCTGCTGATTCCGCGCCGTCTGCTGTTCCCGAAAGTGGCGGCGGGCAGCCGCATAAGTTGAAGGTTATGCTGGACTGGTATCCAAATGCGGTCCATACCTTTCTCTATGCTGCGCAGCAGAACGGATATTTTGCCGAGGAAGGGCTGGATGTAGAGATTCAGATGCCGGCAGACAGCAATGACGCCCTGAAGCTGGTTGCTGCAGGTAAAGTAGATCTGGCACTCAGCTATCAGCCCCAGATGCTGATGGCACGTGCGGAACAGATTCCCGTGAAATCGATCGCTGCACTCGTAAGGCATCCGCTGAATCATCTGCTTGTTCCGGCGGACAGCGGTATCGTAAGCCCTAAGGATCTCTCCGGTAAAACAGCCGGTTACTCCTCCATTCCGCTCTATGAAGCCATGCTCCGGACGATGGTCAAACATGACGGCGGCGATCCGCAAAAGCTGAATATGATCGATGTGGGTTTCGATCTGATTCCCGCTATTAGTACGGGACGGGTTGACGGAATCATTGGCGGTTTCATTAATCATGAGCAGCTGATTTTAGACAAAGAGAAGCATCCCGTCGTCTCCATCGACCCGACTAAGTATGGCGTGCCCGACTATTATGAGCTTGTGCTGGTTGCAAGTGAGCAGGGTCTCAAGGATTCACAGGAATATTTCAGCAAATTCATGAATGCAGCCCGCAAGGGGCAGCAGTTTGTGCAGGATCAACCGGAAAAGGCGCTGGATATCCTGCTGGCCCATGAGGACAGCACGGCTCCGCTCGATCCGGAGATCGAGCGGCAAAGTCTCAGAATTCTGCTGCCGCTGATGGATGCAGGTACCCGTCCCTTCGGGTATCAGGACCCGGAATTCTGGAGCAAGGTTGCGGACTGGCTGGCCGAAAACGGGCTGCTGACGGGAGAGACCGGGAGCAGCGGGGCTTTCGTAGATTTGTAG
- a CDS encoding ABC transporter permease has translation MSTINRLLRNYGPAALLVLLVLLVWEAAVRLGHFPPFILPAPSSVWTALVEQRSLLFGLHLPVTLQETLLGFAASVVCGTLLGISMHLSRPLAKAVYPLLIVSQTIPLIALSPIFIMWFGYTLGGKVAVVFLTAFFPVVVGTYDGLHKSGEQYRELLLTLGANRRQLLVKIQIPLAMPAFFSGLKLSIVYCVIGATIGEWLGGSMGLGYYSRRMAGNLQSAEMFAAVCLLSVLGIVLFLCIIVIEKILLKKRGFHR, from the coding sequence GTGTCCACCATTAACAGGCTGCTCAGGAATTATGGCCCTGCCGCCCTGCTAGTCCTATTGGTGCTCCTGGTCTGGGAAGCGGCCGTGCGTTTGGGCCATTTCCCTCCCTTCATCCTTCCTGCCCCGTCCTCGGTCTGGACCGCGCTAGTGGAGCAGCGCTCCCTGCTGTTCGGTCTGCATTTGCCGGTAACACTCCAGGAAACGCTGCTTGGATTCGCAGCATCTGTGGTCTGCGGAACTCTGCTTGGAATCTCGATGCACCTGTCCCGGCCGTTGGCAAAAGCGGTTTATCCTTTGCTTATTGTCAGCCAGACGATTCCGCTGATCGCCCTTTCACCTATTTTTATTATGTGGTTCGGCTACACACTCGGTGGCAAGGTGGCGGTCGTCTTCTTAACAGCTTTCTTTCCGGTCGTTGTCGGTACATACGATGGCCTGCATAAAAGCGGTGAGCAATACCGGGAGCTGCTGCTTACACTCGGTGCGAACCGCCGCCAGCTGCTAGTCAAGATACAAATCCCGCTGGCTATGCCTGCATTCTTCTCCGGGCTTAAGCTATCCATCGTCTACTGTGTCATTGGCGCCACAATCGGCGAATGGCTTGGAGGCAGCATGGGCCTTGGCTATTACAGCCGGCGTATGGCCGGCAACCTGCAGAGCGCTGAAATGTTCGCCGCAGTCTGCCTGCTCTCTGTTCTCGGAATCGTGCTGTTTCTATGTATTATTGTCATTGAAAAAATATTGTTGAAGAAAAGAGGCTTCCACCGATGA
- a CDS encoding ABC transporter ATP-binding protein, with protein sequence MLLSITDLQFSFAAAHGQPIFSKLSMEVYQGEFISVVGASGCGKSTLFKIIAGLLEPAAGDIRISGLPPLNAATRLGKIGYMPQQDLLLPWRTVLDNCLLPWELRRNSSKEDAVQQIRGLLHRFGLAGTEAAYPQELSGGMRQRVALLRTLAAGNDLLLLDEPFGALDAITKRELHRWLLELWGGLGKTVLFITHDLEEALLLSDRIYLMSGGSGEGLHEMTVDLPRPRHYQLNYQPQFIVLREELERRLHESVHH encoded by the coding sequence GTGCTGCTCTCCATTACTGATCTTCAATTTTCTTTTGCCGCTGCCCATGGCCAGCCGATATTCTCAAAGCTCTCTATGGAAGTATATCAGGGGGAGTTCATCTCGGTAGTCGGCGCGAGCGGCTGCGGCAAAAGCACCCTGTTCAAAATCATCGCCGGCCTGCTGGAACCCGCAGCCGGAGATATCCGGATCAGCGGCCTGCCGCCCTTAAACGCCGCTACGCGCCTGGGTAAGATCGGCTATATGCCGCAGCAGGATCTGCTGCTGCCCTGGAGAACAGTTTTGGACAATTGTCTGCTTCCCTGGGAGCTGAGGCGAAACAGCAGCAAAGAGGATGCGGTGCAGCAGATCCGCGGTCTGCTGCACCGCTTCGGCCTCGCCGGTACGGAAGCGGCCTACCCGCAGGAGCTGTCCGGCGGAATGCGGCAGCGGGTTGCGCTGCTGCGGACACTGGCCGCAGGAAATGACCTGCTGCTGCTGGATGAGCCCTTTGGCGCTTTGGATGCCATCACCAAACGCGAGCTGCACCGCTGGCTGCTGGAGCTGTGGGGCGGGCTTGGTAAAACCGTGCTGTTCATCACGCACGATCTGGAAGAAGCGCTGCTGCTTAGCGACCGGATCTATCTGATGTCTGGCGGCAGCGGTGAAGGACTGCACGAAATGACCGTTGATCTGCCGAGACCCAGACATTATCAACTAAACTATCAACCGCAGTTCATAGTCCTGCGGGAAGAACTGGAGCGGAGACTGCATGAGAGTGTCCACCATTAA
- a CDS encoding TetR/AcrR family transcriptional regulator: protein MKPLDPNPVSNTEKNSQDPYVQRILEAARELFIASGLEAVSMHAIAKRAGIGQGSLYRRFSDKGEICSMLLRDSTERFLTGLEHELAFPESGSDALGHLRSSIGRIVDFIEQHAELLQLIKSEFTGKKQLTQFEHPFFRRLNDFLKELLRRAAASGEIPAIDPQFTATALIAVLSPDLYLFQQKQYGSTKEQITAGILALFVGGLQPL from the coding sequence ATGAAACCTTTAGATCCGAATCCCGTTTCAAACACGGAAAAAAATAGTCAAGATCCTTATGTCCAGCGTATCCTGGAGGCAGCACGGGAGCTGTTTATAGCCAGCGGTCTGGAAGCCGTCAGCATGCACGCCATCGCCAAGCGGGCTGGCATCGGGCAAGGCTCCCTCTACCGCCGTTTTTCGGACAAAGGTGAAATTTGTTCTATGCTGCTGCGGGACAGTACGGAGCGGTTTCTGACCGGCCTGGAGCATGAGCTAGCGTTCCCGGAATCCGGTTCTGATGCACTTGGCCACTTAAGGAGCAGCATAGGCCGGATTGTCGATTTCATTGAGCAGCATGCTGAGCTGCTTCAGCTGATCAAATCGGAGTTCACCGGTAAAAAACAGCTTACCCAGTTTGAGCATCCTTTCTTCCGGCGGCTGAACGATTTTCTGAAGGAGCTGTTAAGGCGTGCCGCTGCTTCCGGTGAGATCCCTGCAATTGATCCCCAGTTCACCGCAACAGCACTGATTGCCGTGCTCAGCCCCGATTTGTATCTTTTTCAACAAAAGCAATACGGCTCTACCAAAGAGCAAATTACAGCGGGAATCCTGGCGTTGTTCGTGGGCGGTCTTCAACCGCTTTAA
- a CDS encoding DHA2 family efflux MFS transporter permease subunit yields the protein MEGALKQDAEFRLTSILVPLLAIIAGVFMVVLDSTAMNVALSTLVKDFHTNLTTLQWIVTGYMLAQASVIPLSGWLSDRFGAKTVFLTAVVVFTIGSILCATPSSAEWLIAFRVLQGLGGGCVLPVGMAYVYRLAPKSKVGIVMGIMGIPVLFAPAIGPVLSGWLVQYHSWRWIFLINIPIGIICVLIGLRKLPNSQRGQVPGMDKLGMLLGPLAFASLTYGVSQGAESWTSDKTLIGLALGAVALIAFVITELRSTTPLLELRILRSIDFSTGILVQWIAQFGLYGALFLLPQFLQQARGFGAFDTGLTLLPQAIASGLMMPIAGILFDKIGVRWLVVCGLTLVSGALFQYSHVDLTTQRHDLIIPLIMCGAGMGMMMMPMNTHLLNKAPSQLVNRVTSLTNSMQQVINSLAVSTLVTILTSRAASRGAEMKAAAAASGVDAASASPEMLKQATQKVHAQGFADTFHIMIYVALGGAVLGLLLRRGRKSAEGESKRQPEIMHG from the coding sequence ATGGAAGGTGCACTAAAGCAGGATGCTGAGTTTCGGTTAACCAGTATTCTGGTTCCGCTGCTGGCCATTATAGCCGGTGTTTTTATGGTTGTACTCGACAGTACAGCGATGAATGTGGCGCTGTCCACCCTGGTTAAGGATTTTCATACGAATTTAACGACGCTGCAATGGATCGTGACCGGGTATATGCTGGCACAGGCTTCGGTCATCCCGCTTTCGGGCTGGTTGTCCGACCGTTTCGGGGCCAAAACTGTTTTTTTGACGGCAGTGGTTGTATTTACGATAGGATCGATTCTGTGTGCAACCCCCAGCAGTGCGGAATGGCTGATTGCCTTCCGGGTGCTGCAGGGACTCGGCGGGGGCTGTGTTCTCCCGGTGGGGATGGCTTATGTATACAGACTGGCTCCGAAGAGCAAAGTAGGCATTGTAATGGGGATTATGGGGATTCCGGTGCTGTTCGCTCCGGCAATCGGGCCTGTATTGTCCGGCTGGCTGGTGCAGTATCATTCCTGGCGCTGGATCTTTCTGATTAATATTCCGATCGGCATCATCTGCGTGCTGATCGGCCTGCGGAAGCTGCCGAATTCGCAGCGCGGGCAAGTTCCTGGCATGGATAAGCTGGGGATGCTGCTTGGACCGCTGGCGTTTGCTTCACTGACTTACGGGGTCAGCCAAGGTGCTGAGAGCTGGACTTCAGACAAAACCCTCATCGGCTTGGCGCTGGGTGCGGTGGCTCTGATTGCTTTTGTAATTACGGAGCTGCGCTCGACAACTCCGCTGCTGGAGCTGCGCATTCTTCGCTCCATTGATTTCAGTACAGGGATTCTTGTCCAGTGGATTGCCCAATTCGGTCTGTACGGGGCATTGTTTCTGCTTCCGCAATTTCTGCAGCAGGCCCGGGGCTTCGGCGCTTTTGACACAGGACTGACCTTGCTCCCCCAGGCGATTGCTTCAGGTCTAATGATGCCTATTGCCGGGATTTTATTTGATAAAATCGGGGTACGATGGCTGGTGGTCTGCGGACTCACTCTAGTGTCAGGTGCGCTGTTCCAATATTCCCATGTAGATCTGACTACACAGCGCCATGATCTGATAATTCCGCTGATCATGTGCGGTGCCGGAATGGGCATGATGATGATGCCGATGAATACCCATCTGCTGAACAAAGCCCCGAGCCAGCTCGTTAACCGGGTGACGTCACTGACCAATTCGATGCAGCAGGTCATCAATTCACTGGCCGTATCCACTCTGGTCACCATTCTTACCTCCAGGGCAGCATCGCGCGGAGCTGAAATGAAGGCTGCCGCCGCGGCTTCGGGAGTTGACGCTGCCTCTGCCTCACCGGAAATGCTGAAGCAGGCTACACAGAAGGTACACGCCCAGGGATTTGCCGATACGTTCCACATTATGATTTATGTCGCGCTTGGCGGTGCAGTACTTGGTCTACTGCTGCGCAGAGGGCGTAAAAGCGCAGAAGGTGAAAGTAAGCGGCAACCTGAAATCATGCACGGATAA
- a CDS encoding amino acid ABC transporter substrate-binding protein: MKKWSLTTLLLLSVLLTACGNNTNNANGGGTAGNGGTEATAAPAGQNSLEAVKAAGKLRIGTEGTYSPFTYHDANGTLTGFDVDIAKEIAKRLGVEAEFIETQWDGLFAGMDAKRFDTIFNEVSITEERKVKYDFSDPYVVSKAVLIVDRDNDEIKKFSDLKGKKAGQSLTSNLSDIARENGAEIVAVEGFNQAIDLLVSGRIDATINDGLSFLDLKKQKPDVKIKQVDEIAEGSHSGAVFLKGNEELVQAVNEALTAMKADGTYLGISEKYFGADVSK; encoded by the coding sequence ATGAAAAAATGGAGCCTGACGACGCTGTTACTGCTTAGCGTGCTTTTGACAGCATGCGGAAACAATACGAACAATGCAAACGGCGGAGGGACTGCAGGCAATGGAGGCACGGAAGCAACGGCTGCGCCGGCCGGGCAGAACAGTCTTGAAGCAGTAAAAGCGGCCGGAAAGCTGCGGATCGGGACAGAGGGGACATACTCTCCCTTTACGTATCATGATGCAAACGGGACACTCACCGGTTTTGACGTAGATATTGCCAAAGAGATAGCCAAACGCCTTGGGGTGGAAGCGGAATTTATTGAAACCCAGTGGGACGGCCTGTTTGCCGGAATGGATGCGAAGCGGTTCGACACCATTTTTAACGAGGTCTCGATCACCGAGGAGCGCAAAGTGAAATACGACTTCTCCGATCCATATGTAGTCTCCAAAGCAGTGCTGATCGTGGATCGGGACAATGATGAAATTAAGAAATTCTCTGATCTCAAAGGCAAAAAAGCCGGCCAGTCGCTGACCAGTAATCTGTCAGACATTGCGCGTGAGAACGGTGCGGAGATTGTTGCAGTGGAGGGCTTCAATCAGGCGATTGACCTGTTGGTTTCCGGCCGGATTGATGCGACGATTAACGACGGTTTGTCCTTTCTGGATTTGAAGAAGCAGAAACCGGATGTAAAAATCAAGCAGGTGGATGAAATCGCAGAAGGCTCCCACAGCGGCGCTGTTTTCCTCAAAGGAAATGAGGAGCTGGTGCAGGCAGTGAATGAGGCGCTAACCGCAATGAAGGCAGATGGAACGTATCTAGGCATTTCCGAGAAATATTTTGGGGCAGACGTGTCTAAATAA
- a CDS encoding amino acid ABC transporter permease — translation MDDRKLQIFLDSLLPLFKAGVAYTIPLALVSFALGLLLAVVTALVRLSSWRIPQLIARFYVWVIRGTPLLVQLFIIFYGLPSAGIVLDPFIAAVIGFTLSVGAYSSEVVRAAILSIHKGQWEAAFSVGMTRVQALRRIILPQAARVSVPPLSNSFISLVKDTSLAASITYVEMFRTAQQITATTYEPLLLYCEAALFYLLFCSVLSVLQNRLERRFDRYSAR, via the coding sequence ATGGATGACCGCAAGCTGCAAATTTTCCTGGATTCGCTGCTGCCCCTGTTTAAGGCAGGCGTGGCTTATACTATCCCGCTGGCCCTGGTTTCATTTGCACTGGGGCTGCTGCTTGCGGTGGTTACAGCGCTCGTGCGGCTTTCATCCTGGAGGATTCCGCAGCTAATCGCCAGATTCTATGTGTGGGTCATCCGGGGGACTCCGCTTCTGGTACAGCTTTTTATTATCTTCTATGGCCTGCCGTCAGCTGGCATAGTGCTCGATCCATTTATCGCCGCAGTGATCGGTTTTACGCTCAGTGTCGGAGCCTATTCCTCCGAGGTTGTCCGCGCTGCCATACTATCGATACATAAAGGCCAATGGGAGGCTGCATTTTCAGTCGGAATGACCCGGGTGCAGGCGCTGCGCAGAATTATTCTGCCTCAGGCAGCGCGCGTGTCCGTTCCGCCGTTATCGAATTCTTTTATCAGTCTCGTAAAAGACACCTCGCTTGCGGCCAGCATTACCTATGTGGAAATGTTCAGGACAGCGCAGCAGATTACGGCAACGACCTACGAACCGCTGCTGCTCTACTGTGAAGCCGCGCTATTCTACCTGCTGTTCTGCTCAGTGCTGTCCGTACTGCAAAATAGGCTGGAGAGACGGTTTGACCGTTACTCGGCAAGATAA
- a CDS encoding amino acid ABC transporter ATP-binding protein: MIEIQDLHKSFGPLQVLKGIDLRLEHGKVLVIIGPSGSGKTTLLRCFNLLEIPDRGTLQLAGLRIDFTANRQIPRKTVLSLRQKTGMVFQSYNLFPHMTSLGNVMEGQVTVQKRSREAAKKRGLELLAKVGLADKTESYPHQLSGGQQQRVAIARAMAVEPEVLLFDEPTSALDPELVGEVLKVIRQLAAEGMTMVIVTHEMKFAADVADTIILMDQGVIVEQGTPQQVLRQTKNPRALQFLNRLSGEE; encoded by the coding sequence GTGATTGAAATTCAAGACTTGCACAAATCCTTCGGACCGCTGCAGGTCCTGAAGGGTATTGATCTCCGTTTGGAGCACGGAAAGGTGCTGGTTATCATTGGCCCCTCGGGCTCCGGCAAAACCACGCTGCTCCGCTGCTTCAATCTGCTGGAGATCCCTGACCGGGGAACCCTGCAATTGGCCGGACTCCGGATCGATTTCACGGCTAATCGCCAAATTCCGCGGAAGACTGTACTCAGCCTGCGCCAAAAAACAGGCATGGTTTTTCAGTCATACAATCTGTTTCCGCATATGACCTCACTGGGCAATGTAATGGAGGGACAAGTTACGGTCCAGAAGCGTTCCAGAGAAGCTGCGAAAAAGCGGGGCTTAGAGCTTCTGGCGAAAGTAGGGCTGGCAGACAAGACGGAGTCCTATCCCCATCAGCTGTCCGGCGGCCAGCAGCAGCGGGTGGCTATTGCCAGGGCGATGGCGGTGGAGCCGGAGGTGCTGCTGTTCGATGAGCCGACCTCTGCGCTGGATCCCGAGCTGGTAGGTGAGGTGCTGAAGGTCATCCGGCAGCTGGCAGCTGAAGGAATGACCATGGTGATCGTAACGCATGAGATGAAGTTTGCCGCCGATGTTGCGGATACAATCATCCTGATGGATCAGGGAGTGATTGTGGAGCAGGGTACTCCGCAGCAGGTACTCAGGCAGACAAAGAATCCGCGTGCCCTGCAGTTCCTGAACAGGCTCAGCGGGGAGGAGTAA
- a CDS encoding S-layer homology domain-containing protein: MNMKKSAFAVITTVSLLSFSLGSPMFAAGGTFKDISNVTGKDKINALKAQGLIKGISDTQFLPGSKVTTAQGVQFISGGLQLSLAAIDFNKAPVASSIFSKVKDNVWYTEAFINAYYNGIEIPANIDPAKPMTKELFTNFLIQGVEKAGNLPMINIVPVEIADGDSLDPSYQGSVQRSLKYNINTLDANGKFNPKSELTRAEAAVMLYNALEYLNSRSNATSGN; encoded by the coding sequence ATGAACATGAAAAAGAGTGCTTTTGCTGTAATAACAACGGTTTCGCTCCTCTCCTTTTCGCTCGGGAGTCCTATGTTTGCGGCAGGCGGTACCTTCAAAGATATTAGCAATGTGACCGGCAAAGACAAGATTAACGCGCTAAAAGCACAAGGCCTGATCAAAGGGATATCCGATACCCAGTTCCTTCCAGGTTCTAAAGTGACGACAGCCCAAGGGGTACAGTTCATCTCAGGGGGTCTGCAATTGAGCCTGGCTGCGATTGATTTCAACAAGGCTCCTGTAGCCAGCAGTATTTTCAGTAAGGTAAAAGACAATGTCTGGTATACAGAGGCCTTCATTAACGCCTACTATAATGGCATTGAAATTCCTGCAAATATCGATCCGGCCAAGCCGATGACCAAGGAACTGTTCACGAACTTCCTGATTCAGGGCGTAGAAAAAGCGGGCAATCTGCCAATGATCAATATTGTCCCGGTTGAGATCGCTGACGGCGATTCACTGGATCCCTCGTATCAGGGCAGTGTCCAGCGCTCCCTGAAGTACAACATCAATACCCTGGATGCAAACGGCAAATTCAATCCGAAAAGCGAGCTTACCCGTGCAGAAGCGGCTGTCATGCTCTACAATGCACTCGAATACCTGAATTCCCGCAGCAATGCAACATCCGGTAATTAA